One window from the genome of Natrialba magadii ATCC 43099 encodes:
- the mvaD gene encoding phosphomevalonate decarboxylase MvaD, with the protein MKATAMAHPIQGLVKYHGMRDDIERLPYHDSISVCTAPSHTRTTVEFSMDYDEDTYVVDGEELEGRAAERVDAVVEKARDMSDAAHTVYPVRLESENSFPTNVGLGSSSSGFAAAAMALAEAADLDADRPTVSTIARVGSASAARAVTGAFSQLNTGLNDEDCRSERLPSNLHEDLKIVVGLVPYHKETEDAHNEAEDSHMFQARNAHIHSQIAEMRDALRNDEFEDAFELAEHDSLSLAATTMTGPEGWVYWQPATLAIFNRVRELREEEDIPVYFSTDTGASVYVNTTEEHAEFVEEEIADCGVSTTIWDVGGPARLLDEDEHLF; encoded by the coding sequence ATGAAGGCGACCGCGATGGCCCACCCCATCCAGGGGCTGGTCAAATATCACGGGATGCGCGACGATATCGAGCGACTCCCGTATCACGACAGTATCAGCGTCTGTACGGCCCCGAGTCACACCCGCACTACCGTCGAGTTCTCGATGGACTACGACGAGGACACCTACGTCGTCGACGGCGAGGAACTCGAGGGCCGCGCGGCCGAGCGCGTCGACGCCGTCGTCGAGAAGGCCCGAGATATGTCCGACGCGGCACATACGGTCTACCCGGTCCGACTCGAGAGTGAGAACAGCTTCCCGACGAACGTCGGGCTTGGCTCCTCGTCCTCCGGCTTCGCCGCGGCAGCGATGGCGCTGGCCGAGGCAGCCGACCTCGACGCCGACCGACCAACCGTTTCCACGATCGCACGCGTTGGCTCGGCGTCGGCCGCTCGTGCGGTGACGGGTGCGTTCTCGCAACTCAACACCGGGCTGAACGACGAGGACTGTCGCTCCGAGCGACTGCCGAGCAACCTCCACGAGGATCTGAAGATCGTCGTCGGACTCGTGCCGTACCACAAGGAGACCGAAGACGCGCACAACGAGGCCGAGGACAGTCACATGTTCCAGGCCCGCAACGCGCACATTCACAGCCAGATCGCAGAAATGCGCGACGCGCTCCGCAACGACGAGTTCGAGGATGCGTTCGAACTCGCCGAGCACGACTCGCTCTCGCTCGCGGCGACGACGATGACCGGCCCCGAGGGCTGGGTCTACTGGCAGCCAGCCACGCTCGCAATCTTCAACCGCGTGCGCGAACTCCGCGAGGAAGAGGATATTCCGGTCTACTTCTCGACGGACACAGGCGCGAGCGTCTACGTCAACACCACCGAGGAGCACGCCGAGTTCGTCGAAGAGGAGATCGCCGACTGCGGCGTCTCGACGACGATCTGGGACGTCGGCGGCCCTGCTCGCTTGCTCGACGAAGACGAGCACCTGTTCTGA
- a CDS encoding coiled-coil domain-containing protein, with the protein MPSQNETPASKSPPNSSETDVLETLLTELRDDQHSTDTPFELDSLHADLDAIRTDIEHLQSDIEDLNAADDVLRQRINGTLQPHLDSVADRLETLDTQLEHHRAETATQQAELEATRDDLEQSLDGFESTAQTHDERLGELESTAEARDERLTDLETRLDTLETALESETDALATRLDETEVRLKRELLLVRSTVSGEVERIDEDIETVELRLGELEGESVAAKEWRESLQDAIQ; encoded by the coding sequence ATGCCATCACAGAATGAGACACCCGCGTCGAAGAGTCCGCCGAACTCGTCCGAAACTGACGTTCTCGAGACGTTACTGACCGAACTCCGAGACGACCAGCACTCCACCGACACCCCGTTCGAACTCGACAGCCTGCACGCCGATCTCGACGCTATCAGAACCGACATCGAGCACTTGCAATCCGATATCGAGGATCTAAACGCGGCCGACGACGTTCTGCGGCAACGAATCAATGGGACGCTCCAACCACACCTCGATTCGGTCGCTGATCGGCTCGAAACCCTCGATACGCAACTGGAGCACCACCGAGCCGAAACAGCCACCCAACAGGCCGAACTCGAGGCCACTCGTGACGACCTCGAACAGTCCCTCGACGGCTTCGAATCCACTGCCCAGACACACGACGAACGGCTTGGCGAACTCGAGTCCACCGCCGAGGCGCGCGACGAACGGCTCACCGACCTCGAGACGCGACTCGACACGCTCGAAACCGCACTCGAGTCCGAGACAGATGCGCTGGCGACGCGCCTCGACGAAACCGAGGTGCGACTCAAACGCGAGCTCCTTCTGGTCCGCTCGACGGTCTCCGGAGAGGTCGAACGCATCGACGAGGACATCGAAACGGTCGAGTTGCGACTGGGTGAACTCGAGGGAGAGAGTGTGGCTGCAAAGGAGTGGCGCGAGTCACTACAGGATGCGATACAGTAG
- the nth gene encoding endonuclease III, translating to MGTPLESRTEQAEELVDRLEEAYPDSTISLRYSNRLELLIAVILSAQCTDERVNTETKHLFEKYDGPEDYANVPEEELAEDLSSITYYNSKAGYIKDSCEMILEEHDGEVPDTMSELTELSGVGRKTANVVLQHGHDVVEGIVVDTHVQRLSRRLGLTEEEYPEPIEQELMDLVPEGYWQQFTHLCIDHGRATCTARNPDCSDCVLADICPSEKGDSEIDLASGEHW from the coding sequence ATGGGAACCCCGCTCGAGAGCCGCACGGAACAGGCCGAAGAACTCGTCGACCGACTCGAGGAGGCCTACCCCGACTCGACGATCTCGCTTCGATATTCGAACCGACTCGAGTTACTGATCGCCGTGATCCTCTCGGCGCAGTGTACCGACGAGCGGGTGAACACGGAAACGAAGCACCTCTTCGAGAAGTACGACGGACCGGAAGACTACGCCAACGTGCCCGAGGAGGAGCTCGCCGAGGATCTGAGTTCGATCACTTACTACAACAGCAAGGCCGGATACATCAAGGACTCCTGTGAGATGATCCTCGAGGAGCACGACGGCGAGGTGCCCGACACCATGAGTGAACTCACCGAACTGTCGGGCGTCGGCCGCAAGACGGCGAACGTGGTGCTCCAGCACGGCCACGACGTGGTCGAGGGTATCGTCGTGGACACGCACGTCCAGCGGCTCTCGCGTCGCCTCGGACTGACAGAGGAGGAGTACCCCGAACCGATCGAACAGGAACTGATGGACCTCGTCCCCGAGGGCTACTGGCAGCAGTTCACTCACCTCTGTATCGACCACGGGCGAGCGACCTGTACGGCCCGAAACCCGGACTGCAGTGACTGCGTGCTCGCGGATATCTGCCCCTCCGAGAAGGGTGACAGTGAGATTGATCTGGCGTCGGGCGAGCACTGGTAG
- a CDS encoding NAD(+)/NADH kinase: MSDRDDGVQPDHDEPVVGVVDPTDSISTPTVDGDAREVADTGVDGSALESTLFTHDATLAVDTEAAPVLNVNPAVVVAVGESALAEAARESVTGDEQPPILPVGSIPGLSTVAEESLPDALATVLAGEAEITRCERPVLECTATLVDGTETTVRALFDLTLAAAEPAAISEFSVRSREESVGSVRADGIVVATALGTHGYASALESPRLSPAVDAVSVVPISPFSTNARQWVLPPDEAVLTVDREEQSVALIADDRSVGHVAIETPLTVSVVGTVPILCVPAAAA, encoded by the coding sequence ATGAGCGACCGGGACGACGGCGTCCAACCCGACCACGACGAGCCAGTTGTCGGCGTCGTCGATCCGACCGACTCGATTTCGACGCCAACAGTGGACGGTGACGCCCGCGAGGTAGCCGACACTGGTGTCGATGGCAGTGCACTCGAGTCCACCCTGTTCACGCACGACGCCACACTAGCAGTCGACACCGAGGCCGCCCCCGTTCTGAACGTCAATCCGGCGGTCGTCGTTGCAGTCGGCGAATCGGCCCTCGCGGAGGCCGCACGCGAGAGCGTCACGGGCGATGAGCAGCCGCCTATTTTGCCGGTCGGCTCGATACCCGGCCTCAGCACCGTCGCCGAGGAATCCCTTCCTGACGCGCTTGCAACTGTCCTCGCAGGGGAGGCAGAGATTACGCGCTGTGAGCGGCCGGTACTCGAGTGCACCGCCACACTGGTCGACGGCACCGAGACGACTGTCCGTGCTCTGTTCGACCTCACGCTCGCTGCCGCCGAACCCGCCGCAATCTCCGAGTTTTCGGTCCGAAGTCGGGAGGAGTCGGTTGGCTCCGTCCGCGCGGACGGGATCGTTGTCGCGACAGCACTCGGGACGCACGGCTACGCGAGTGCACTCGAGTCGCCACGGCTCTCGCCCGCGGTCGATGCTGTGTCCGTGGTTCCGATCAGTCCGTTTTCGACGAATGCTCGGCAGTGGGTTCTCCCGCCGGACGAGGCCGTGTTGACGGTCGACCGGGAGGAGCAGTCGGTGGCGCTGATCGCCGACGACCGGTCGGTGGGTCACGTTGCGATCGAGACTCCACTCACGGTGTCGGTGGTGGGGACAGTGCCGATTCTGTGCGTACCAGCGGCCGCTGCCTGA
- a CDS encoding outer membrane protein assembly factor BamB family protein has product MSPERSPSTSRRFVLQTVATTGLLGIAGCQVRSEPAHWTELDLRGDTTYTDDPNWRMLGHDTGNTFHNPHADGPSDDPSVQWTLEDSTDGETSGHPRRHPLIVDGTVYTTIGRAETSDTSENEHRTFVAIDPDTGEFEPIFEAEHRIWRPTIVDDTVYAAVETSVRAYDLADGTERWRSDKLSSGLSSVRRVGDAIVVLSDTELYDYSDGDFEPLPQLYVLDAESGDVRWDSAGASGGNEPRLPLITDSGVLYPNAASLRDLRSSEPSAELSTPVNYPVLRDGEYYGSDNGGLVSYDWETMENRWECRPDDRSIGGGWANVVDSVVVIDDFRGPGFVGLDRDTGERLWATKIWDDSFGAIFWASDEDTVYTAHDGGMTAALDVTDGSVKWRLNTDEMEWGLGSGCALADDLWLTVGRDGTLFAIS; this is encoded by the coding sequence ATGTCCCCCGAACGGTCCCCCTCCACGAGCCGTCGTTTTGTTCTGCAGACGGTTGCCACGACTGGATTGCTCGGTATCGCCGGCTGTCAAGTGAGAAGCGAACCCGCTCACTGGACGGAACTCGACCTCCGAGGAGACACCACGTACACCGACGACCCCAACTGGCGAATGCTCGGCCACGACACTGGAAACACGTTCCACAATCCCCACGCGGACGGTCCCTCTGACGATCCGAGCGTCCAGTGGACGCTCGAGGATAGCACTGACGGAGAGACCAGTGGCCACCCTCGCCGCCATCCGCTGATCGTCGATGGGACGGTGTACACTACTATCGGACGAGCGGAAACGAGCGATACCAGTGAGAACGAACATCGAACGTTCGTCGCTATCGATCCCGATACCGGCGAATTTGAGCCGATTTTCGAGGCGGAGCACCGTATCTGGCGTCCGACGATCGTCGACGATACCGTTTACGCCGCCGTCGAAACGTCCGTTCGAGCGTACGACCTCGCCGACGGAACCGAACGCTGGCGGAGTGACAAACTGAGCAGTGGGCTCTCCTCGGTTCGGCGAGTCGGGGACGCGATCGTCGTCCTCTCCGATACGGAACTGTACGACTACTCGGATGGGGATTTCGAGCCCCTCCCGCAGCTGTACGTCCTCGACGCCGAGTCAGGGGACGTACGCTGGGACAGCGCTGGCGCGAGCGGCGGGAATGAGCCACGCCTACCACTCATCACCGATAGTGGCGTCCTGTATCCGAACGCTGCGTCCCTCAGAGATCTTCGCTCGAGCGAACCGAGCGCAGAACTGTCGACACCAGTCAACTATCCCGTCCTTCGGGACGGCGAGTACTATGGCTCCGACAACGGCGGCCTCGTCTCGTACGACTGGGAAACGATGGAGAACCGTTGGGAGTGCCGTCCAGACGACCGTTCAATTGGGGGTGGATGGGCCAACGTCGTCGACTCCGTCGTCGTCATCGACGATTTCCGCGGCCCTGGTTTCGTCGGGCTGGACCGGGACACGGGTGAGCGTCTCTGGGCCACCAAGATCTGGGACGACAGTTTCGGCGCGATCTTCTGGGCGAGCGACGAGGATACTGTCTACACCGCCCACGACGGTGGGATGACGGCCGCTCTCGATGTAACCGACGGATCCGTCAAGTGGCGTCTCAACACCGACGAAATGGAATGGGGACTCGGGAGTGGCTGCGCGCTGGCCGACGATCTGTGGCTTACCGTCGGGCGCGACGGGACGCTGTTTGCCATCTCGTGA
- a CDS encoding M28 family peptidase produces MTTWISDVFTSDVGWTHLENLVDIGNRMAGSDGEREAAELTRDALAEAGARNARLESFDIQGWTRGDSAVVAPDEELECIALPRSPSDEATGELVDLGYGLPEDFEDADLEGKIAMVRSDIPEYYERYIHRREKYYHAVDQGAVGFVYRNHVEGCLPPTGSVGTKDDPIGDIPAVGVSSEVGARLARRYDGEEIAVSVEADIDDATSQNIHAELGPETDERVLVTSHVDAHDIAEGALDNGAGTAMVVELANALAAREDELETRVEFVAYGAEEVGLVGSGYHAEQADHGSIKAIVNNDGVVRGRTLSLTTHGFPELEAAAEEVAERHGHPIETVPQLGPHSDHWPFVQWGVPGYHVMSTSDEVGRGWGHTFADTLEKIEKRTLREQAILLTELTVDLAREEQTIEHREPAEIAADLEDQNLAEGSKITGDWPYDN; encoded by the coding sequence ATGACCACCTGGATCAGTGATGTGTTCACCAGCGACGTTGGCTGGACACACCTCGAAAATCTGGTCGACATCGGCAATCGAATGGCTGGCAGCGACGGCGAACGCGAGGCCGCCGAACTGACCCGCGACGCCCTTGCCGAGGCCGGCGCACGAAACGCCCGCCTCGAGTCGTTCGACATTCAGGGCTGGACCCGCGGCGACAGTGCGGTCGTCGCGCCAGACGAGGAACTCGAGTGCATCGCGCTCCCACGAAGTCCGAGCGACGAGGCGACGGGCGAACTCGTCGACCTCGGCTACGGCCTGCCAGAGGACTTCGAGGACGCCGACCTCGAAGGGAAAATCGCGATGGTCCGCAGCGACATTCCGGAGTATTACGAGCGCTACATCCACCGCCGGGAGAAGTACTATCACGCGGTCGATCAGGGTGCCGTCGGCTTCGTCTACCGCAATCACGTCGAGGGCTGTCTCCCGCCGACCGGCAGCGTCGGCACCAAGGACGACCCGATCGGCGACATTCCAGCGGTCGGCGTCTCGAGTGAGGTCGGCGCGCGGCTGGCTCGACGCTACGACGGCGAGGAGATTGCTGTCTCCGTCGAGGCGGACATTGACGACGCAACGAGCCAGAATATTCACGCCGAACTCGGCCCCGAGACGGACGAGCGCGTGCTCGTGACGAGCCACGTCGACGCCCACGACATCGCAGAGGGTGCCCTCGACAACGGCGCTGGCACCGCAATGGTCGTCGAACTCGCGAACGCACTTGCCGCGCGCGAGGACGAACTCGAGACGCGCGTCGAGTTCGTCGCCTACGGTGCGGAGGAGGTCGGACTGGTCGGCTCCGGCTACCACGCCGAGCAGGCGGACCACGGTTCTATCAAGGCGATCGTCAACAACGACGGCGTCGTCCGCGGGCGCACGCTCTCGCTGACGACCCACGGCTTCCCCGAACTCGAGGCCGCCGCAGAGGAGGTCGCAGAGCGCCACGGCCACCCGATCGAGACGGTGCCACAGCTCGGCCCGCACAGCGACCACTGGCCGTTCGTCCAGTGGGGGGTGCCGGGCTACCACGTGATGTCGACCTCGGACGAGGTTGGCCGCGGCTGGGGACACACCTTCGCCGACACGCTGGAGAAAATAGAGAAGCGCACGCTGCGCGAGCAGGCAATCCTCCTCACGGAGCTGACCGTCGACCTCGCACGCGAGGAGCAGACGATCGAGCACCGCGAGCCAGCGGAAATCGCCGCCGATCTCGAGGACCAGAACCTCGCTGAGGGAAGCAAGATCACGGGCGACTGGCCGTACGATAACTAG
- a CDS encoding polyprenyl synthetase family protein: protein MRETLAEWRPAVDEAIADLVPREIDTDYLESFFGEPTYEYDPDGIQRALSDPLWDLLDRGGKRWRAVLFLVFIEGFGEDPTEYMPYACIPEILHNGTIIVDDVEDQAAKRRGEPALHHIYGRDVALNAGNALYFLPLKLLRENPGDLPAEQQLAAYEMLMDELNRTHLGQGMDICWHNEREVRITPAQYLEMCACKTGCLGRIVARLAAIITDQPAHVEEAVATYAELTAVAFQIGDDILDVENSLGRAGEFGKEFGNDVREGKKTLLVIHAIEESEPAKAARLQEILEAETNTDEEVLEALSILEEAGSIEYARERALDLAAEARAEIAGLELNAETTEQLHTFTEFVVDRDE, encoded by the coding sequence ATGCGGGAGACGCTTGCCGAGTGGCGGCCGGCCGTAGACGAGGCGATTGCCGACCTCGTGCCGCGGGAGATCGACACCGACTACCTCGAGTCGTTCTTCGGCGAGCCAACGTACGAGTACGATCCAGACGGCATCCAGCGGGCACTGTCGGATCCGCTCTGGGACTTGCTCGACCGAGGTGGGAAACGATGGCGTGCAGTGCTCTTTCTGGTCTTCATCGAGGGCTTCGGTGAAGACCCGACCGAGTACATGCCTTACGCCTGTATCCCCGAGATTTTGCACAACGGGACCATCATCGTCGACGACGTCGAGGATCAGGCGGCAAAGCGCCGCGGGGAACCGGCCCTGCACCACATCTACGGGCGCGACGTCGCGCTGAACGCCGGCAACGCACTCTACTTCCTGCCGCTGAAGCTTCTGCGGGAGAACCCCGGCGACCTGCCGGCCGAGCAGCAGTTGGCAGCCTACGAGATGCTGATGGACGAACTCAACCGGACTCACCTCGGTCAGGGGATGGACATCTGCTGGCACAACGAACGTGAAGTCCGCATCACCCCGGCGCAGTATCTCGAGATGTGTGCCTGCAAAACCGGCTGTCTCGGCCGCATCGTCGCCCGCCTCGCGGCGATCATCACCGACCAGCCCGCACACGTCGAGGAGGCCGTCGCGACCTACGCCGAACTCACCGCGGTTGCCTTCCAGATCGGCGACGACATCTTAGACGTCGAGAACTCTCTCGGCCGCGCCGGCGAGTTCGGCAAGGAGTTCGGCAACGACGTTCGCGAGGGGAAAAAGACCCTGCTCGTCATCCACGCAATCGAGGAGAGCGAACCCGCGAAGGCGGCGCGACTCCAGGAAATTCTGGAAGCCGAGACGAACACCGACGAGGAAGTCCTCGAGGCACTCTCGATTCTCGAGGAAGCTGGCAGCATCGAGTACGCCCGTGAACGGGCACTCGACCTCGCCGCCGAAGCCCGCGCAGAAATCGCTGGACTCGAGTTGAACGCGGAGACGACCGAACAGCTACACACGTTTACAGAGTTTGTGGTTGACCGAGACGAATAA